CTGTGAGACAGTATGTGTCTCTGAAGGCCGCTGTTCCAGGAGAAACCGCGGCCGCACAGCGAGCAACTGTACGGTTTCTCCCCGGTGTGCACCCTCTGGTGAGTCTTGAGGGTGCACAGATGggcaaagctcttcccacactcgtcacagctgtgtggtttctctcctGTATGCACACTCTGGTGAGACTTGAGATTGCACAGTTTggcaaagctcttcccacactcgtcacagctgtgtggtttctctcctgtgtggacACTCTGATGATACTTAAGGTCACAGAGACGGCCAAAGCTCTTACTGCACAACGTGCAGCGGAAGCATTTCTCTCTGGTGTGAGTAATCTGGTGAGTTTTAAGATTGCTGATCTGGGAGAACCTTCTACCGCACTTGCTGTGAATCCGCTGGTGCTTTTCCGCGCACAGGGTGCTTCCAGCACGCTGTCCCGGAGAACCCAGAGGGACCGCCATCTCTGCCGAAATGGCATCAGGCGCCCTGCCGGGGTGTGACGTTGGGCCCTCGTTCTTCTCAGAGCGCAGCCTCCGAGAAGCTCTGTAATGGCGAGGAGAGAATCGGTCGTTTGACCGCGCACCTCCAGGCTCCGAGCTTCCTCCGTGCTGTCGGAGCATTTCCTGAACCTTTCCCGATCTGGTGGCCTTGCTCCACGCGCACTGGACCTCCAGCCCCTCTCCAGATCCTGGCAGGGGGTGTCCAGGGGTGAGAGGCTCCCCGTCGGGCTCCTGCTTCAGTTCGGCTTGCAGCCCCTTCTCTGGGTCTCCTGCAGGGCAGGGCTGCATGTgcagctcctccttctcctcacaGAGGGGTCCTTCACCACCGTTAGCAGCAGCTACGGCTGCCTCTGATGTGCCTGCGCAAAAATACAGCTATCTTGAAATCTAAACTGCTGTTAATTGGTAACATGACACAATAATATGACTGGATTAGCCATGATGGCCTTAGCGACTACAACCGGCGAAACctaattacaaatatattattaatcCCCACAGGAAATTACCACAGCTAGTCTCCTCAAAGATTTTCTGTTCTGCGTGTGATTGGCTCGTCTTTGGGTCCTCTTCCAGCCGATCCTTGCTGAGCGGCACAGATTCTGACCAATCCTGCTCCCCGTCTTCAGgctgacaaacaggaagtgtgaagaACACCAGCAAATCAAAGCCTTTAAGACCAGCATTTCTTCTTCTGAAcctgcctctcccccacccaaacaccaaCAGGAACCACTGACTGTGGACAAATGTTTTCATCACCTCACTTTACTacagtgcccacacacacacagacacaaggctAAAAACAACATGTGATGGGTGATtgggcctggctcacagttggctttccaactgatcccaaaggtgttggatggggttgaggtcagggctctgtgttgACCAGTTGACCATTCtacactgttctcgacaaaaccatatAATGTAAAACCACTTCTATATGGACTTTGCTGTGGGCCTGGGGGTaatgccatgctgaaacaggaaagggccttccccaaactgtccagaatgtgattgtataaGATAACCCTTTACTAACCTAGCCCAAACCAAGGAAAACAGCTCCAGACCAAGAATTGTCATATAGTGCACTTAAGAACCATTACTTCACTGTGCCAGAAATAAACAGGCAGGCTAAACAATTTCGCAGACATATAGTTACAGGTTCC
This region of Anguilla anguilla isolate fAngAng1 chromosome 5, fAngAng1.pri, whole genome shotgun sequence genomic DNA includes:
- the LOC118228488 gene encoding zinc finger protein 2-like — translated: MKKDARVALDIKYEPEDGEQDWSESVPLSKDRLEEDPKTSQSHAEQKIFEETSCGTSEAAVAAANGGEGPLCEEKEELHMQPCPAGDPEKGLQAELKQEPDGEPLTPGHPLPGSGEGLEVQCAWSKATRSGKVQEMLRQHGGSSEPGGARSNDRFSPRHYRASRRLRSEKNEGPTSHPGRAPDAISAEMAVPLGSPGQRAGSTLCAEKHQRIHSKCGRRFSQISNLKTHQITHTREKCFRCTLCSKSFGRLCDLKYHQSVHTGEKPHSCDECGKSFAKLCNLKSHQSVHTGEKPHSCDECGKSFAHLCTLKTHQRVHTGEKPYSCSLCGRGFSWNSGLQRHILSHSAV